The following coding sequences are from one Acidobacteriota bacterium window:
- a CDS encoding ABC transporter ATP-binding protein, producing the protein MKEFAIEVESLTKKFGDFLAVDNISFNVEKGEIFGFLGPNGAGKSTLIRMLCGLLEPSNGTAKVGGFDIRKTHEKVKKNIGYMTQKFSLYNDLTVEENINFFGGIYGLSKEEINEKINWTLQMSDLEGKEKALTGKLSSAWKQRLALGCAILHNPKIVFLDEPTSGVDPISRRNFWELIYELSDKKITIFVTTHFLEEAEYCNRLGLIYNGKLIAIGTPRELKEKSSYEGLIPSPTLEDAFVYLMEKEREEFKHNPLKSKG; encoded by the coding sequence ATGAAAGAATTTGCAATCGAAGTTGAGAGCCTGACAAAAAAATTTGGTGATTTTTTAGCAGTGGATAACATTAGCTTTAATGTAGAAAAAGGTGAGATATTTGGTTTCCTGGGTCCAAATGGAGCAGGAAAGTCTACTTTAATCAGAATGCTATGCGGGCTTTTAGAACCATCTAATGGTACAGCAAAAGTGGGTGGATTTGACATAAGAAAAACCCATGAGAAAGTCAAAAAAAATATAGGATACATGACACAGAAATTTTCTCTTTACAATGACCTCACTGTTGAAGAAAACATAAATTTTTTTGGAGGAATATATGGATTATCTAAAGAGGAAATAAATGAAAAAATAAACTGGACATTACAGATGTCTGACTTAGAAGGAAAAGAGAAAGCGTTAACAGGAAAACTTTCAAGCGCCTGGAAACAGAGGCTTGCTTTAGGATGCGCAATTCTCCATAATCCAAAAATTGTATTTCTTGATGAGCCTACAAGTGGAGTTGATCCTATTTCTCGCAGAAATTTCTGGGAATTAATCTATGAACTCTCAGATAAAAAAATAACAATTTTTGTTACAACTCATTTTTTAGAGGAGGCTGAATATTGCAATCGCCTTGGATTAATTTATAATGGAAAACTAATTGCCATCGGAACTCCCAGAGAGCTAAAAGAAAAATCATCTTATGAAGGATTAATACCTTCTCCTACCCTCGAAGATGCCTTTGTATATCTTATGGAAAAAGAAAGGGAAGAATTCAAACATAACCCTTTGAAGTCCAAAGGATAA
- a CDS encoding ABC transporter ATP-binding protein produces the protein MKLPAVDTFNLSKNFGSVKAVSSLNLKVAQGEIFGLVGPDGAGKTTIIKMLSGVMSPSEGNVKILGFDLIKEKNKVKPYIGYLSQQFTLYGDLTVDENLDFFAEIYETKNFKTKKDELLKFTRLTDFRKRLAEKLSGGMYKKLALACSLVHDPKIVFLDGPTTGVDVLSRRELWKIFDRLLKEGITIFISTPYLDEAEKFSRVALINEGKLIALDSPYEIKKKFPFSILEVNASPIRDAYLLLKKFPNILKVYIFGNSIHIEIDRLKINQEKIKSFLFENKIEVSEIREILPSLEDTFISLLSN, from the coding sequence ATGAAACTCCCCGCTGTTGATACTTTCAATCTTTCAAAAAATTTTGGGTCCGTAAAAGCAGTGTCTTCCTTAAATTTAAAAGTTGCCCAAGGCGAAATATTTGGCCTTGTTGGTCCAGATGGAGCAGGAAAGACAACCATAATCAAAATGTTATCCGGAGTTATGAGTCCTTCTGAAGGTAATGTAAAAATACTTGGTTTTGATTTGATAAAAGAAAAAAATAAAGTTAAGCCATACATTGGCTATCTTTCTCAACAATTCACCCTTTATGGTGACCTAACCGTTGACGAAAACCTGGATTTTTTTGCTGAAATATATGAGACAAAAAACTTTAAAACAAAAAAAGATGAATTACTTAAATTTACCCGACTCACCGATTTTCGAAAAAGGTTGGCTGAAAAACTCTCTGGCGGAATGTATAAAAAACTTGCCCTCGCCTGCTCGCTTGTTCATGACCCAAAAATTGTATTTCTTGATGGGCCAACTACAGGAGTGGACGTACTATCGAGAAGAGAATTATGGAAGATTTTTGATCGTTTATTAAAAGAGGGAATCACAATATTTATTAGTACTCCCTATCTTGATGAAGCGGAAAAATTTTCAAGAGTTGCTCTTATAAATGAAGGAAAATTAATAGCTTTAGACTCTCCATATGAGATAAAAAAGAAATTTCCTTTCTCAATATTAGAAGTTAATGCATCACCTATTCGAGATGCCTATCTATTGTTGAAAAAATTCCCAAACATACTAAAAGTTTACATATTTGGAAACAGCATTCATATCGAAATTGACAGACTTAAAATAAACCAAGAGAAAATAAAATCTTTTCTTTTCGAAAATAAAATTGAAGTATCAGAAATAAGAGAAATCTTACCTTCTCTTGAAGATACTTTTATTTCTCTGCTTTCAAATTGA
- a CDS encoding efflux RND transporter periplasmic adaptor subunit, with the protein MSKFFLNKLRLTLILSLILNLFFLSCSKKSKNKIEASGTIEAVEVTLSSKARGEILEIYVKEGDKVDVGDKIASTDKTELKLQLTEQLASLTIVEEQLKLIKKGAQKEDIRQAEESFHKAKIYLENAEDNLKRTKNLYEKESATSKQMEDAETQYKIAISQFKQTEEVLKKIKGGAREEEIKIAEARVNQTKAMINILRKKIEDCEITSPVKGFVTEKLVEKGELIEIGFPVVVITNLDKVFLKIYLSEINLGKVFLGQKAEIRIDSYPKKVFIGKVVNIAKEPEFTPKNIQTKEERVKLVYGIKIEIDNPEYILKPGMPADASLL; encoded by the coding sequence ATGAGCAAATTTTTTTTAAATAAACTGAGATTAACCCTGATACTCAGTCTAATTTTGAATTTATTTTTTTTATCCTGTTCAAAGAAATCTAAGAATAAAATAGAAGCTTCAGGAACAATTGAAGCTGTAGAAGTTACTCTGAGTTCAAAAGCAAGAGGAGAAATTTTAGAGATTTATGTAAAAGAAGGAGATAAAGTTGATGTGGGAGATAAAATTGCTTCAACAGATAAAACAGAACTTAAACTTCAGCTAACAGAACAATTAGCTTCCCTCACTATTGTAGAAGAGCAATTAAAACTTATAAAAAAAGGTGCGCAGAAAGAAGATATAAGGCAGGCGGAGGAATCTTTTCATAAGGCAAAAATTTATTTAGAAAATGCTGAAGACAATTTAAAAAGAACTAAAAATCTTTACGAAAAAGAAAGTGCAACATCCAAACAGATGGAAGATGCAGAGACTCAGTATAAAATAGCAATTTCTCAATTTAAGCAGACGGAAGAGGTCCTAAAAAAAATAAAAGGGGGAGCAAGAGAAGAAGAGATAAAAATTGCTGAAGCTCGAGTAAATCAAACAAAAGCTATGATAAATATCCTAAGGAAAAAAATAGAAGATTGTGAAATTACCTCTCCTGTTAAAGGATTTGTAACTGAAAAGCTTGTTGAGAAAGGAGAGTTAATCGAAATTGGATTTCCAGTTGTAGTCATTACTAATTTAGATAAAGTATTTCTTAAAATATACCTTAGTGAAATTAATCTTGGAAAGGTTTTTCTCGGTCAGAAAGCAGAAATAAGAATTGATTCATACCCGAAAAAAGTATTTATTGGAAAGGTGGTAAACATTGCAAAAGAGCCAGAATTTACTCCAAAAAATATTCAGACAAAAGAAGAAAGAGTAAAACTTGTTTATGGAATAAAAATAGAAATCGATAACCCTGAATATATCCTTAAACCTGGAATGCCAGCAGATGCATCCCTTCTATAA